The nucleotide window CTGGTACTGGACGAGCCTACCAACCACTTGGACGTAGATGCGAAGGAAGAGTTAAAGCGCGCCTTAAAAGCCTACAAAGGTAGCATCCTACTTATCAGTCACGAACCGGAATTCTATCGTGAGGTTGCGACTGAAGTATGGAATTGCGAGAGCTGGACAACGAAGTTGTTCTAATCAGCTATTCACACATTTCAGCCTCCTCTTACTGGTAAAGGGGAGGCTGGCTTTTTGTTTGCTTTTGCTCTTATGCTATAATAAGTACTCATCATATATTTTGGAGGCATTATGCTAACTTTTGAAGAAAAACTTGCAATTATCTCATCTTTTTCAGAATTAGAGCGAAAAAACGTGTCGTTAGGGCGCGTGAATTTCCATTTTGAAGGCAGCGTGAAGGAGAAAAAAGTGGTTGTTTATCACCTGCACCCAAATGGCAATGGCTTTGTATATGGGGAATATCTGAATGGGTATGAAATGAACGACAAGGGTATGGTCAATATCCGTGATTTCTCAGCGGATGCGCTTCGCACAATTGTCGAGCAGTCCATTTTGTCTCTATCAGAAGAAGAGATAGCGGTTCCTGATAAGCCTGCTTTTGAAGAAGAGTGGATCAATGACGAAGGACATACTCTCACGCTTGTGGAAGAAGACGATTTGTGGAATGTGTATGCTGGTTTAAACCTTGATGGTACATTCAACTCCTATCGAGAAGCAGCTCAATATCTAGATGAGGAAGGCTTCACTATTAAGTAAAGCCCTTGCATCGCAAAGGCTTCAATCTTCATCCTTAATATCAATATCCTCGGGAAGTGGCTCGCTGTTCCATTCAGCAAGCTGCTTTTTTGCTTTTTCTACCTGCTTCATATGGTCAGCAAATTGGTCTTTATAGATGAGGTACTGCTCGCCGTCATGAACAGTTCTAATTTTACCCTGTCCAACTAATGCACGAATTGTTGCTTCTGGAAGTGATAAATACTCCGCCGTTTCTGCGATTGTCATATACATTGATTTCATCCTCTCAGCTCTTTATCCATTTTCATTTTATCACTTTTATGTCGCTTAATACGAAATGATGTAGCAAGAAATTGATAACTATTATAAAAAGGGTTATACTTTTTAAGGTACTTACGGCTATTATGAAGTTTTTTTGGAAATAGGAGATTGCTTTATTCGGGATTATGTTATTGTTTTGTGGAATAATATTTCTTATAAATTAATAAAGGTGAGGGTTTGTCATGAACAATCATACATATTGCTCCATGGTTATTTTTGGAGCAACAGGCGACTTAGCGAAACGGAAGCTTTTCCCATCTATATACAATCTGTACAAAAAAGGTACGCTAGACAAAAATTTCGCTGTAGTAGGTGTGGCGCGCAGAGAGTGGAGCGATGAAGTTTTTCGTGAAAATGTTACTGCTTCCTTGCAGGATTCCAATATTTCTATTGAAGGCGACCTAACGGAATTCCTCTCTCATTTTCGTTATCTTGCGTTTGATGTTACCAATGCAGCTTCTTATCAAGATTTACATGAGCTATTAAACAGCTTAGAGCAAGAATTTTCTATCCCGGGCAACCGCATGTTTTACATGGCAATGGCACCGGAGTTCTTTGGAACAATTGCTTCCTACTTAAAGTCTGAAGGTGTAACCAATGAACAAGGCTGGAATCGCCTTATTATTGAAAAACCATTTGGTCATGATTTCGCTTCTGCGCAGAAGCTAAACGAGGATTTAAGACAAGCGTTTGCGGAGGATGAAATCTACCGTATTGACCATTATCTAGGCAAAGAAATGGTTCAAAATATTGGTGTAATCCGTTTTGCCAATGCGATTTTTGAATCGTTATGGAACAATCGCCACATCTCTAATATTCAAATCACTTCCAGTGAATCACTTGGTGTAGAAGACCGCGGTGGTTATTATGATACGTCAGGCGCCTTGCGCGACATGGTACAAAACCATATGATTCAAATGGTAGCTTTGCTTGCGATGGAGCCACCAATTCGCTTAACAACAGAAGAAATCCGCAGTGAAAAGATTAAAGCATTACGTGCTATGCGCCCAATGACAAAGGATGAGGTAAAGCAATATTTCGTTCGCAGTCAGTATGGTCCGGGCTCCATGAATGGAAAAGAAGTACCTGGCTACCGCAGTGAGCCTAAGGTAAACCCAGAATCTCGTACAGAGACATTTGTCGCAGGTAAGCTGATGATTGACAACTTCCGCTGGGCAGGTGTACCGATTTATATCCGTACAGGGAAGCGTATGCAAGAAAAATCTACAAAGATTGTAGTTGAATTTAAAGAATTGCCAATGAATCTGTACTCTAAATCAGAAAATAACGTTCATCCAAATCTTCTTATTATCCATATCCAGCCAGATGAAGGTATCTCACTGATTTTAAATGGTAAAAAGATTGGGATGACTGATAAAACAACACCGGCTAAGCTGGATTATTGCAATCATTGCATCGACGGTATCAATACACCG belongs to Ectobacillus sp. JY-23 and includes:
- the zwf gene encoding glucose-6-phosphate dehydrogenase, whose product is MNNHTYCSMVIFGATGDLAKRKLFPSIYNLYKKGTLDKNFAVVGVARREWSDEVFRENVTASLQDSNISIEGDLTEFLSHFRYLAFDVTNAASYQDLHELLNSLEQEFSIPGNRMFYMAMAPEFFGTIASYLKSEGVTNEQGWNRLIIEKPFGHDFASAQKLNEDLRQAFAEDEIYRIDHYLGKEMVQNIGVIRFANAIFESLWNNRHISNIQITSSESLGVEDRGGYYDTSGALRDMVQNHMIQMVALLAMEPPIRLTTEEIRSEKIKALRAMRPMTKDEVKQYFVRSQYGPGSMNGKEVPGYRSEPKVNPESRTETFVAGKLMIDNFRWAGVPIYIRTGKRMQEKSTKIVVEFKELPMNLYSKSENNVHPNLLIIHIQPDEGISLILNGKKIGMTDKTTPAKLDYCNHCIDGINTPEAYEKLLNDAIHGDATNFTHWDEVALSWKFVDVISEAWKEDTSSEFELYPAGSMGPKAADDLLAQDGFHWWPIGDDSDYSI
- a CDS encoding excisionase family DNA-binding protein, whose protein sequence is MYMTIAETAEYLSLPEATIRALVGQGKIRTVHDGEQYLIYKDQFADHMKQVEKAKKQLAEWNSEPLPEDIDIKDED